A region of the Desulfurobacterium indicum genome:
AATCTTAAAGACTTACGGCTTTGAAGAAAATATAATTTTTGATCTATCAGAGAGAAGAGGAATGAAATACCATAGTGGAATAACGTTTGAAATCTTCCATCCTCTATTCGGTATATCTCTCGGAAACGGCGGAAGATACGACAGTTTGGTGAAAAGTTTCGGAAGAAACCTACCTGCTACTGGAGCAGCAATCAGAATAGACCACATTTATCAACTTGTAAAAAGAAAAGAGACCCTCAATCTGCAACTGCCATCCGACATTTATATAATAGATATGAAGAAGGAACTCAGGAAAGCCTACGAAGTAGCAAAACTGCTCAGGAAACAAGGATATAACGTTGCAAGGGATATAGTTAAAAGACCGGTTGAAGCCTCACTAGAAGTAGCCTTTAACAAAGGATTCAAATATGCTATAGTCCTCAATCCCCAGGGTGAAAATAATCGAGTGATCGTTACAGGACGAAATACCAGAAAAGTGATTGAAGAAGGTAGAACAATTGAGGAAACTGTTAGCAAGATAATAGAAAGTCTGGAGGAACATTAATGGCAACACTTGGAATAGTGGGCACCCAGTGGGGTGACGAAGGTAAAGGAAAAATAGTAGATATCCTTTCGGACAAAGCAGATATAATTGCAAGGTTTCAGGGCGGAAACAACGCCGGGCATACAGTAGTAATAAGCGGAAACAAATACGTTCTCCATCTGCTTCCGTCCGGTATTCTTCACGATGAAAAAATATGTGTTCTCGGAAACGGAATGGTAATCGACCTTGAAGCTCTCATAAATGAAGTGGAATTTATAAAACGTGTCGGAAAACCGGTAGATGGAAGAATTCTTCTATCTGAAAGAGCACATATAATACTTCCCTACCATAAGCAGCTTGATGCAGCCTCAGAAATGAAAAAAGGTAACGGTTCAATAGGCACAACATTAAAAGGTATAGGTCCTGCATACAGAGACAAAGCCGGAAGGATGGGCATAAGAATTGCTGACCTTAAAAACCCCGAAACCTTTAAGAGAAGACTTGTAGAAAATATTAAAGAAAAAAGCATAATTCTTAAATATGTTTATGGTTATGAACCCGACTTGAACGCCGATGAGATATACACATCAACCATGCGTGCCTTTGAAAAACTTGAACCTTTTGTGGCCGATACAATATCCTTTTTAAATAGAGCCATTGACGAAGGAAAAAATGTCCTGTTTGAAGGTGCTCAGGCAACACTTCTTGACATAGATGCCGGAACATATCCATTTGTTACATCTTCAAACTCTTCAGCTTTAGGTATAGCTTCTGGAACAGGTATCAGTCCAAAAAAAGTTCAAAAAATAGCCGGAATTGCAAAAGCTTACACAACGAGAGTGGGAAGCGGCCCTTTTCCTACAGAACTTGGCTGTCAGTTAGGAGAACTATTAAGAGCAAGGGGACACGAATACGGCTCAACAACCGGAAGACCAAGACGCTGCGGCTGGTTGGACCTTGTTGCCGTTAAATATTCAACCATAGTTAACGACCTTGATTCCCTTGTAATCACAAAACTTGACGTTCTCGATGCATTTGAAGAGATAAAAATATGTGTTGGATATAAACTGGATGGAAAAACCATTAGTAACTTTCCGTCAACAGTTGAAGAACTTGAACTTGTAGAACCGATTTACAAAACATTACCGGGATGGCATACGGAAACTACACAGATACAGGAATTTGATAAACTTCCAGAAAACGCTAAAAAGTTTATAAACTTCATTGAAGAATATGTTGGCATTCCTGTATCTTTTGTCTCTACAGGACCTCAGAGAAGTGAAATTATATGCAGAACACCTCTGTGGTAGGTTGAATTTAACCTAAAAGTAGCTATATTTTCTTAAAAATAAAGTGCTGCGCCCGTAGCTCAGTAGGATAGAGCGCGAGATTCCTAATCTCGAGGTCGCAGGTTCGATCCCTGCCGGGCGCGCCACTTTCTTAAAAAGTCAGGATTATTTACTCTCAAACCTTCCAAACCTTTAAAAAGCGAAAATTATGAGATTTTAATATTCGATTATAACCTATTGGTTCCATTATTCAGCCTCACGGTTATTGGCTTTTTAAAAAAATTTTTTTAAATTTACGTTGCATATTGGAACAACGGAAACAAATGATTATAAATACGAATGAGTTTCAATAAACAAAATGAGAGCTTTGGCAAAGAAACAAATAAGATGGAAGAAATAAATACAAGCACAGGGAAGGCTTTATGGAAAAGTTTGATCCTTTAAAACTTAAGAAATTAAGAAAGAAAAAAAATTTAACACAAGAAGAGCTTGCAGAGATTTTAGGAGTTCATCCGGTAAGTTATGCAAGATGGGAATCGGGACAGAGAGAACCTAAAGCCGAATACGTCATAAGGCTAGCAAAAATACTCGGGACATCTCCAGAGTACTTCTTCAAAGAAGAGAAAAATATGGAGTATAAAACAAAAAAAATAGACCTTCCTAATCATCCTAACGGAAATATACCGTATCAAGTGTTATGGATAGAAATAAACGAAGACCTGTGCAATGTTGTAAAAGCCGGTGATGTTCTATTGGTAGCCAAAGTTCCTCTTAAATCTTTAAAAAATGGAGAAAAAATTCTTGTATCAAGAAATGGTAAAAGAGAAATAAGGCGATACTTTTTGAAAGAAAATACTGTATTCTTGATTCCAATGAATGATTCTGAAGAAATAATAATTTTGGACAGAGAGAAAGCTTCAGAAATGGAAAAGCACATGTATTTAATTCTTGGGAAATACCAACCGCTAAGATAAAAAACACCTACTACTACCTGATGGTTAATTTAAGAAATTAAAATTAAATTCTTAAATTTAATTATTATTATTTCCAATCTGCAAATAAGAGGTATAATGCAAAATATAAACTGAAATGGGGGATACTTGAAATGGTGGCGCTTGGTCAAACTATTGATATATCAAAATTTCTACTAGCAATATCCTCAATGAACGGTCTCTCAGATCCGGCAATAAACAATCACAATTACAGGGTGGCTTTCCTCTCTTATCTTATAGGAAAAGAGATAAGCTTTTCAAATGAATTTCTTTACAATCTTCTAGTCTCCGGACTGCTTCACGATATAGGACTTCTACTCGTTCACATAAGCGAAGATATAGCTCTTTTAAAAAACCCTTCAGAAAAAGAGACAAAGAAAATTCACCTCCATGCGGAAGTAGGATATGAACTTTTAAAAAAATTTCCCTATTTTTCAAAAATAGCTAAAATTGTTAAGTATCATCATTATTCTTATCAAGAAGCAATATCAAGTCCACATATTCCATTTAGCGCAGCTATAGTAAATCTGGCAGACAGAATAGACATCTTTATAATAAACAATGCAGATCCTGAAGAGCCTTATTCAAATATATCCAAAGTATTGCCAAAACTTGAAAAATTCCTTAATAGGCAGAAAGGAAAAACCTTTAGTCCGAAGCTGGTAGATCTGTTTCTCAATAAAATTTCTCACCAGGAAGCCTTCTGGTATGAAATACTAAATGAGGAATGTTTGAAAGAAACACTGGAATACTTATTAAAAAGCTTCGATAACAAGCTTCCGTCAGAAGCCTTTTATGACCTTTCACAAATTCTGGCTTACTTAATTGACTTTAAAAGCCCTTTTACAGCCACTCACTCTTCTGGAGTAGCTCAAACAGCTGTCTCACTTGCCAGTTTCTTTAAATTCACATCTCCAGACTTAAAAAAAATAAAAATAGCAGGACTTTTACACGACATAGGAAAAGTGGCAATACCGCTAAACATACTAGAAAAACAGGGAAAGCTAACGGAAGAAGAATTTAACGTAATGAAATCCCATGTTTTTTATAGCTACAAAATCATATCACGACTGAATGTTGATAACGACATAATAGAATGGGCTTCCTATCACCATGAAACCCTTGATGGAACAGGATACCCTTTTAGACTTGCAGCTAAGGAACTTTCACTCGGATCAAGGGTAATGGCCGTGGCAGATATATTTACAGCCTTAAGAGAAGATAGGCCCTATAAAAAAGGACTTCCCCCGGAAAGAGCCGTCTCTATAATAGAAGAGCTTGCCCAAAAGAACAAGTTAGATAAAAGAGTTGTTAAAATATTGAAAGGAAACCTTAGTAATATAAGTATGCAGGTCGAAGAATCTCAAAAACGGGCGAAAGAACTCTACCAAGATTTAAGAAGCATAGTAGCCATGTATAAAGAACCAAAAAACTTGTAGATCAAGTTCCTTCATCAAGGGATAACCCGGTTATAAATTTTTGCTATAATACCTTCCACCTTTTGCTTTCTCCTTTTATCGTTTTTTCGGAGGTTAAAGATGCTTTTTAAAAAACCACAGGTTGCATTTTATCCCTTCATGGTTTTAAGGGATCCTGACAGATGTGTGAAATGTAAATCCTGCGTTGACCAATGCACGTTTGACGCAACCTACTATGACGAAGATTACGACAGGATCTTAAATCGTAATGAAAACTGCGTTAATTGTAAAAGATGTGAAGCTTTTTGTCCGACAGATGCCATAAAAGTGGTTCCCAATCCTTCAACATTTCATCCTGACGCCAACTGGACACCTGAAGCAATCAGGGATATTCATGTTCAGATGCTTACCGGTGCAGTAATCCTTACATCCACAGGAAACGACAAACCTTACAGAAACTACTTTGACCACCTTCTTCTTGATGCATGTCAGGTAACGAACCCATCAATTGACCCATTAAGAGAACCAATGGAACTAAAAACCTTCTTGGGAAGGAAACCTGACAAGTTAGAATTTGAAGAAGACGAAATATCCATAAAAACAACTATTGGAAAACAACTTAAACTCGAAATACCTGTTCTATTCTCTGCAATGTCATACGGTTCTATCAATCTTAACCTTCAAAAAGCAATGGCAATGGCAGCAGAAGAAAACGGGACATACTGGAACACTGGAGAAGGCGGACTCCACAGAAGTCTTAGAAAATATAAAAATTGCACAATTGTGCAGGTAGCGTCAGGAAGATTCGGAGTTGACATAAACTATCTTGAAACTTCAGCGGCAATTGAAATCAAAATTGGACAGGGTGCTAAACCGGGAATTGGTGGACACCTACCAGGTGAAAAGGTAAACGAAGGGATTGCAGAAACAAGAATGATTCCGGTTGGTGCAGACGCTATCTCTCCGGCACCTCACCATGACATATACTCTATTGAAGACTTAAGACAGCTAATTTATGCACTCAAAGAGGCGACAAACTACGAAAAACCCGTATCTGTAAAAATCGCAGCCGTTCATAACG
Encoded here:
- a CDS encoding adenylosuccinate synthase; the protein is MATLGIVGTQWGDEGKGKIVDILSDKADIIARFQGGNNAGHTVVISGNKYVLHLLPSGILHDEKICVLGNGMVIDLEALINEVEFIKRVGKPVDGRILLSERAHIILPYHKQLDAASEMKKGNGSIGTTLKGIGPAYRDKAGRMGIRIADLKNPETFKRRLVENIKEKSIILKYVYGYEPDLNADEIYTSTMRAFEKLEPFVADTISFLNRAIDEGKNVLFEGAQATLLDIDAGTYPFVTSSNSSALGIASGTGISPKKVQKIAGIAKAYTTRVGSGPFPTELGCQLGELLRARGHEYGSTTGRPRRCGWLDLVAVKYSTIVNDLDSLVITKLDVLDAFEEIKICVGYKLDGKTISNFPSTVEELELVEPIYKTLPGWHTETTQIQEFDKLPENAKKFINFIEEYVGIPVSFVSTGPQRSEIICRTPLW
- a CDS encoding XRE family transcriptional regulator, whose translation is MEKFDPLKLKKLRKKKNLTQEELAEILGVHPVSYARWESGQREPKAEYVIRLAKILGTSPEYFFKEEKNMEYKTKKIDLPNHPNGNIPYQVLWIEINEDLCNVVKAGDVLLVAKVPLKSLKNGEKILVSRNGKREIRRYFLKENTVFLIPMNDSEEIIILDREKASEMEKHMYLILGKYQPLR
- a CDS encoding HD-GYP domain-containing protein, with the translated sequence MVALGQTIDISKFLLAISSMNGLSDPAINNHNYRVAFLSYLIGKEISFSNEFLYNLLVSGLLHDIGLLLVHISEDIALLKNPSEKETKKIHLHAEVGYELLKKFPYFSKIAKIVKYHHYSYQEAISSPHIPFSAAIVNLADRIDIFIINNADPEEPYSNISKVLPKLEKFLNRQKGKTFSPKLVDLFLNKISHQEAFWYEILNEECLKETLEYLLKSFDNKLPSEAFYDLSQILAYLIDFKSPFTATHSSGVAQTAVSLASFFKFTSPDLKKIKIAGLLHDIGKVAIPLNILEKQGKLTEEEFNVMKSHVFYSYKIISRLNVDNDIIEWASYHHETLDGTGYPFRLAAKELSLGSRVMAVADIFTALREDRPYKKGLPPERAVSIIEELAQKNKLDKRVVKILKGNLSNISMQVEESQKRAKELYQDLRSIVAMYKEPKNL
- a CDS encoding glutamate synthase-related protein — encoded protein: MLFKKPQVAFYPFMVLRDPDRCVKCKSCVDQCTFDATYYDEDYDRILNRNENCVNCKRCEAFCPTDAIKVVPNPSTFHPDANWTPEAIRDIHVQMLTGAVILTSTGNDKPYRNYFDHLLLDACQVTNPSIDPLREPMELKTFLGRKPDKLEFEEDEISIKTTIGKQLKLEIPVLFSAMSYGSINLNLQKAMAMAAEENGTYWNTGEGGLHRSLRKYKNCTIVQVASGRFGVDINYLETSAAIEIKIGQGAKPGIGGHLPGEKVNEGIAETRMIPVGADAISPAPHHDIYSIEDLRQLIYALKEATNYEKPVSVKIAAVHNVAAIATGIAHAGADIIAIDGFRGGTGATPKSLRDYVGIPIELAIAAVDDRLRKEGLRNNVSLIAAGGFRNPIDVLKAIALGADAVYIGTVALLAAGCTQCQQCHTGRCAWGITTNDPKLAKRLNPDIVAENLSNLLRAWKHDIKEMLGAMGINAIESIKGNRLRLRSIGLTEQENKILGVLPAGM